In a single window of the Pleurodeles waltl isolate 20211129_DDA chromosome 4_2, aPleWal1.hap1.20221129, whole genome shotgun sequence genome:
- the MYL6 gene encoding myosin light polypeptide 6 isoform X3: MCDFGEDQIIEYKDAFLLFDRSGDGRIQFSQCGDVMRALGQNPTNAEVLKVLGNPKSEELNTKMLGFDEFLPMLQTIAKNKDQGSYDDFVEGLRVFDKEANGSVMGAELRHVLVTLGEKMTEDEVELLLAGHEDANGCVCYEELVRMVMNG; this comes from the exons ATG TGTGACTTCGGCGAAGATCAGATTattg AGTACAAGGATGCATTCCTCCTCTTTGACCGCAGCGGCGATGGCCGGATCCAGTTCAGCCAGTGCGGGGACGTCATGCGGGCCTTGGGCCAAAACCCCACAAATGCAGAGGTTCTTAAGGTGCTGGGGAACCCCAAATCAGAGG AGCTGAACACCAAGATGCTTGGCTTTGACGAGTTCTTGCCCATGTTGCAGACCATCGCAAAGAACAAGGACCAGGGAAGCTATGACGACTTTGTAGAGGGTTTGAGGGTCTTCGACAAAGAAGCTAATGGCTCTGTAATGGGTGCTGAGCTGAGGCATGTGTTGGTCACTCTAG GTGAGAAGATGACCGAAGATGAAGTGGAGTTGCTTCTGGCTGGACACGAAGATGCCAATGGCTGCGTCTGTTATGAAG AACTCGTCCGAATGGTGATGAATGGCTGA
- the MYL6 gene encoding myosin light polypeptide 6 isoform X4: MCDFGEDQIIEYKDAFLLFDRSGDGRIQFSQCGDVMRALGQNPTNAEVLKVLGNPKSEELNTKMLGFDEFLPMLQTIAKNKDQGSYDDFVEGLRVFDKEANGSVMGAELRHVLVTLGEKMTEDEVELLLAGHEDANGCVCYEAFIRHIMSA, from the exons ATG TGTGACTTCGGCGAAGATCAGATTattg AGTACAAGGATGCATTCCTCCTCTTTGACCGCAGCGGCGATGGCCGGATCCAGTTCAGCCAGTGCGGGGACGTCATGCGGGCCTTGGGCCAAAACCCCACAAATGCAGAGGTTCTTAAGGTGCTGGGGAACCCCAAATCAGAGG AGCTGAACACCAAGATGCTTGGCTTTGACGAGTTCTTGCCCATGTTGCAGACCATCGCAAAGAACAAGGACCAGGGAAGCTATGACGACTTTGTAGAGGGTTTGAGGGTCTTCGACAAAGAAGCTAATGGCTCTGTAATGGGTGCTGAGCTGAGGCATGTGTTGGTCACTCTAG GTGAGAAGATGACCGAAGATGAAGTGGAGTTGCTTCTGGCTGGACACGAAGATGCCAATGGCTGCGTCTGTTATGAAG CATTTATCAGACACATCATGTCTGCTTGA